The following DNA comes from Solanum stenotomum isolate F172 chromosome 11, ASM1918654v1, whole genome shotgun sequence.
aaacggggggtttacatGCTCCGGAGGtcttttgaccttcaaaatTGGTCGGTTAGCCCGTCGAGACCAACCGGCTCATAGATAAGTTTTTTAAGGACGTCCATAAAAAATTTTGACCGAAATGACGTtggaaatccagatcaccaaaagatccatggactatatagcacacgaaaatcgacaaaacggggggtttacccgttacggggctcgtttgacctttaaaatgggatGGTTTGCCAATCGGGACCAACCAACTCTATATCTAAgatcttgacggacgtccatgaaaaagttGGGCAAATATGACGcaagaaatctggatcaccaaaagattctTGGACTATATAGTACACGAAAATAGGCAAAACGGGGGTTTACCAGCTCCGGGGAACGTTTGACCCTGAAAATTGGCCAGTTTTCCCATCCGAACCAACTGGCTCTATAGCTATGGTCTTGATGGatgtccacaaaattttttggcaaaaatgacatcggatatccggatcaccaaaagatcaatggactatagcacacgaaaatcgtcaatccggggggtttacccgctctgtGGCTAATTTCACCATGAAAATTTGCTGATTTACCCGTCTAGACCAAcaagctccatagctaaggtattACCAGACATCCACGaaaatttcgacaaaaatgacgtcgtaaatctggatcactaaaagatccatggactatagcacacgaaaatcggtaaaacggggggtttacacttttcggggatcatttgactttgaaaatgggccgatttgcCCGTTCGAACAAACCAGCTCCATACCTAAGGTACTGACGGACGTCcataaaaaaatttggcaaaaataacatcggaaatccgaatcaccaaaagatccatggactatagcacacgaaaatcggcaaaacggggggtttaatCGCTCCGGgaattgtttgaccttgaaaatgggccggtttgcccatcgagaccaaccagctccatagctaaggtcttgacggatatGCACGAAAAgttttgtcaaaaatgaggtcgaaaatctagatcaccaaaagatccatagactatagcacatgaaaatcaacaaaatgggggtttacccgctctggggatggtttgaccttaaaaatgggtcggttttcccgtcgggaccaacaTGCTCCAATGCTatggtcttgacagacgtccacgaaATTGTTTAGGCAACAATGACGTcaaaaatttggatcaccaaaagatccatggactatagcacacgaaaattgacaaaataggGGTTTAGTCGAtccagggatcgtttgaccttgaaaatgaccGATTTACTTATCGAAACCAACCAGATCCATATTTAAgttcttgacggatgtccatgatAATTTCAGCTAAAAAGACATCAGAAATCcgcatcaccaaaagatccatgcactatagcacacaaaaatcagcaaaatgtgGAGGGGGTTTACAAGCtttggggctcatttgaccatgaaaatgggtcggtttacCCATCGATACCAACCAGCTCAATAGCTAAGGTCCTGACGGACATCCACAATAAATTTCGGCAAGAAAGACATTGGAAATCCGGATTACCaaatgatccatggactatagcacacgaaaatcagcaaattgaggggtttacctgctctggcctcatttgaccatgaaaatgggccggtttgctcgtttggaccaaccgactccataggtaaggtcttgacggacgtccacggaatatttcagcaaaaatgacatcggaaatctgaatcaccaaaagatccatggactatagcacacgaaaattgacaaaacggggggtttacccactccggggattATTTGAACTTGGAAATATCCTGGTTTGCCCGTCGAGACAAACCGGCTCCATAGTTatggtcttgacggacgtccatgaaaatttttgacaaaaataacATCGAAAATATGGATcagcaaaagatccatggactataacacacgaaaattggcaaaatgtgGGGCTTACCCGCTTCAGGGATCGTCTAACCTTGAAACTTGGCCGGTTTTCCCATCGGGACAAACCATCTACATAGCTAAgttcttgacggacgtccacaaaaaatttcggaAAAAATGACGACggaaattcggatcaccaaaagatccatggactatagtacatgaaaatcggcaaaacggggggtttacccgctttgtggctcatttgacctttaaaatgggctgGTTTTGTCGTAGGGACAAatcagctccatagctaaggtcttgacggacgtccataaaattttttggcaaatatctggatcaccaaaagatccatggcatagcacacgaaaatcgataaaaccgaggctcgtttgaccttcaaaatgggcTATTTGTCCATCGGGACCAACTAACTCCATGGCTAAgttcttgacggatgtccatgaaaatatttggcaaaaattacATCTGAAATCctgatcaccaaaatatccacgGACTATAGAACACAAAAATTGACAAAACGGGGGTTTTACCCGCTCCGGGTCTCATCAGACCATGAAAATGGTGCAGTTTGCCCGTCTGGACCAACCTGttccatagttaaggtcttgacggaagtccacaaaaaatttaggcaaaaatgacgtcagaaatccgaatcaccaaaagatctatagcacacgaaaatcgataaaacatGGGTTTACTCGCTCCAGGGATcatttaaccttgaaaatgggacggTTTGCCTATCGGGACGTACttgctccatagctaaggtcttgacagacgtcaatgaaaatttttggcaaaaatgaagacggaaattcggatcaccaaacgatccatggactatagcacacgaaaatcagcaaaatggggggtttacccgctttggggatcgtttgaccttgaaaatgggctggtttaccCATCTGGACCAATCAGATcaataactaaggtcttgacggacgtccacaaaaattttcggcaaaaatgacgtcagaaatccaGATGaacaaaagatccatggactatatagcatatgaaaatcatcaaaatggggggtttataCGCTCCAGAGATCGTgtcaccttgaaaatgggagGATTTGTCCAttgggaccaaccggctctTTAGCTAAGGTGTTTATAGACctccacaaaaaattttggcaaaaataatgtcggaaatctggataactaaaagatccatagactatagtacacgaaaattggcaaaacgagtGTTTACCAACTCCGGGGCtcatttgactttgaaattgAGCCGGTTTGCCCGTAGGGACCtaccgactccatagctaaggtcttgaggGAAGTCCACGAAacatttcagcaaaaatgacgtcgtaAATCTGgatgaccaaaagatccatggactatagcacacgaaaattggcaaaacgggtgGTTTTAACGCTCCGGGGTTCGTatcaccttgaaaatgggttggttttCCCATCAAGAtcaaccgactccatagctaaggtcttgacaaacgtccatgaaaatttttggtaaaaatgacttcgctaatccggatcaccaaaagatccatggactatagtactcgaaaattggaaaaatgggggtttacgCACTCCAAAGcttatttgaccatgaaaatgggtgGATTCTCCCGtctggaccaaccggctccatagctatggtcttgacgaacgtccacaaaaaatttcagcaaaaatgacattggaaatttggatcaccaatagatccatggactatagcacatgaaaatcggtcaaacagggggtttacccgctccgtgGCTTATTTTACCTTGAATATGGGCCAATTTACCCATCGGGACAAACCGTCACCATAGCTATGGTTttgatggacgtccacaaatttttttggcaaaaatgacatttgaaatacgaatcaccaaaagatccatggagaATAGcccacgaaaattggcaaaacggagGGTTTACGTGCTTCGGGGGTCTTTTGACCTTGAAAACGGGCCGattttcccatcgggaccaactgtttccatagctaaggtcttgatggacgtccacagaaaattttggtaaatatgacgtcgaaaatctggatcaccaaaagatccatggccaatatcacatgaaaatcggcaaaacatATGGTTTACCTGCTcgggggatcgtttgacctttaaaatggctGGTTTACCCTCAGGGCCGTTTTGAAGTGCTTTTTTGTAAATACTTTGTAGGAACCATACCTTTCACAATACAATTCCTATTTGCACCACTGTCAAGCAAAGCAATTTTGTTAATAACAAAATGTTTATTAACAATTATCTTAACGGGTATATGATGACTCTGAGGTCTTATTGAAGAGATTACCGTTACTCCTTGTGCTGCAGAGGTAGAAGTGTCATTACCTGTATTGGTGACAAAAGGTTCAGCTATGTGATCATTATTGATATTGGGAAGAACAACATCaatattatcattttcttttgaagAATCTTAATCAGAGCCATGTTGGCAGTATACGTATTTAGTATGAGCAGCTAAATACATTTACTGTCCAAGGCATggcaaaattattttaataaatatgttataatTTACATTAAGATGTTTGTTTGTATATGATTATTATTACATCTATCATGTTCCTATATATTGTTTCTATACTTGGTGTGAGGTATTCGTTCTTTCCTATGAGTATGAGGTATCCGATTAATATCTGGAGCATACGTTGGTCAGCCATATTTTGTAAGGTCGTTGTAGCTAGGAGGTCGTTTAGAACTATTGTTGGTGGTCCCGTAGCTAAGATGACTCTAGGAAAAGAACTGTTGTAAAACCAAGAGAACCTCCTTTAGAAACTTTATTTGGATCTTTGATATATGTGTAacgcccctcaaaatgaagtaggataatgtagagcctcacatgggttttatgcattaataacttgtaaaaataaaaagggtccaactaagtgaggggtagtttgggcttttatttttaagttgtttttattattttaggtaTATTAGATCATTTAAATGAGGGTTATAACTTCATTCTTCAAAttagaatttccaaaatcattccctctctcaaatatttctctcaagttcaaggaagaagaagggtgaagaactagggtttcaaaTTGGAGGCTTCTTTCAACGATTTTCGTGGGCTTTTTCAATAtctaggtatggggactctttatctttgattcagttttcaatcaaagagctaattcaaagattttcaaagttcttcaaaaatcctaaagtcctaatttcgattctagcatgggttcttgcataaaaagggttttaaatgatgatttatattgttattaatgtttattaatggtttttagaaagaaattcccatgaacccatgttttctcaaattctctaaatttcaccataaagtgggggtattgattttgagtagatgattataaaaattgtgtttagTATGGTATGGGTTGTTcatatatggtattatatatgtgaattgttaagaatttttattgaattgaaggatgtgggatgttggccttgaatgggcaaaaattgtgaatttgtcttcatgttgattatgAGCTTATGCTTAGCTTAAATGGTATAGTTGAATACCATGATTACCTATGCTTTCTATTGTGAATTGTTTGNNNNNNNNNNNNNNNNNNNNNNNNNNNNNNNNNNNNNNNNNNNNNNNNNNNNNNNNNNNNNNNNNNNNNNNNNNNNNNNNNNNNNNNNNNNNNNNNNNNNNNNNNNNNNNNNNNNNNNNNNNNNNNNNNNNNNNNNNNNNNNNNNNNNNNNNNNNNNNNNNNNNNNNNNNNNNNNNNNNNNNNNNNNNNNNNNNNNNNNNNNNNNNNNNNNNNNNNNNNNNNNNNNNNNNNNNNNNNNNNNNNNNNNNNNNNNNNNNNNNNNNNNNNNNNNNNNNNNNNNNNNNNNNNNNNNNNNNNNNNNNNNNNNNNNNNNNNNNNNNNNNNNNNNNNNNNNNNNNNNNNNNNNNNNNNNNNNNNNNNNNNNNNNNNNNNNNNNNNNNNNNNNNNNNNNNNNNNNNNNNNNNNNNNNNNNNNNNNNNNNNNNNNNNNNNNNNNNNNNNNNNNNNNNNNNNNNNNNNNNNNNNNNNNNNNNNNNNNNNNNNNNNNNNNNNNNNNNNNNNNNNNNNNNNNNNNNNNNNNNNNNNNNNNNNNNNNNNNNNNNNNNNNNNNNNNNNNNNNNNNNNNNNNNNNNNNNNNNNNNNNNNNNNNNNNNNNNNNNNNNNNNNNNNNNNNNNNNNNNNNNNNNNNNNNNNNNNNNNNNNNNNNNNNNNNNNNNNNNNNNNNNNNNNNNNNNNNNNNNNNNNNNNNNNNNNNNNNNNNNNNNNNNNNNNNNNNNNNNNNNNNNNNNNNNNNNNNNNNNNNNNNNNNNNNNNNNNNNNNNNNNNNNNNNNNNNNNNNNNNNNNNNNNNNNNNNNNNNNNNNNNNNNNNNNNNNNNNNNNNNNNNNNNNNNNNNNNNNNNNNNNNNNNNNNNNNNNNNNNNNNNNNNNNNNNNNNNNNNNNNNNNNNNNNNNNNNNNNNNNNNNNNNNNNNNNNNNNNNNNNNNNNNNNNNNNNNNNNNNNNNNNNNNNNNNNNNNNNNNNNNNNNNNNNNNNNNNNNNNNNNNNNNNNNNNNNNNNNNNNNNNNNNNNNNNNNNNNNNNNNNNNNNNNNNNNNNNNNNNNNNNNNNNNNNNNNNNNNNNNNNNNNNNNNNNNNNNNNNNNNNNNNNNNNNNNNNNNNNNNNNNNNNNNNNNNNNNNNNNNNNNNNNNNNNNNNNNNNNNNNNNNNNNNNNNNNNNNNNNNNNNNNNNNNNNNNNNNNNNNNNNNNNNNNNNNNNNNNNNNNNNNNNNNNNNNNNNNNNNNNNNNNNNNNNNNNNNNNNNNNNNNNNNNNNNNNNNNNNNNNNNNNNNNNNNNNNNNNNNNNNNNNNNNNNNNNNNNNNNNNNNNNNNNNNNNNNNNNNNNNNNNNNNNNNNNNNNNNNNNNNNNNNNNNNNNNNNNNNNNNNNNNNNNNNNNNNNNNNNNNNNNNNNNNNNNNNNNNNNNNNNNNNNNNNNNNNNNNNNNNNNNNNNNNNNNNNNNNNNNNNNNNNNNNNNNNNNNNNNNNNNNNNNNNNNNNNNNNNNNNNNNNNNNNNNNNNNNNNNNNNNNNNNNNNNNNNNNNNNNNNNNNNNNNNNNNNNNNNNNNNNNNNNNNNNNNNNNNNNNNNNNNNNNNNNaaaggttttatcaaatgatatgaaagcatttacttccttgcaaatgtcctttttggcatgtttttgcatggtctccatacttagtacttaattgtgctaacccctttctttccctatttggactaaagtgtagggatttggagatgatgacatgtcatggctatttcataggtttctaagtgttgaagatgaagacttggtgagtcctcatatattcgaggacaatacccaatatgttcttttatgtctttttagtattgtttaagttgtgtatgggattagtcccgaattttgtactctaaagtattagatggttttgagacatcatgtataaagtctagaaagtcttccgcttgctatattattttttttaaaaatgttttcttggtaaagaaagttttgaaTTCCTTATgtttttagtgtctatgcgatgaatgaatgctaagaggcttgtattagacctcttcgaggtcgagtacgccggttacgactagggggtgcttccgggtcgtgacaatatgtTTTAATATTCCATACATACATTCATTCTTAGTGTCTGattattgttatatttgttGATATATTTTGTACAGTAAGACCATTAGACagtatttttaaatcatatggaaaacaatcaaaaaaatttgaatagtATAAATTTATCTTCACATTCTTCTAAGattaataaattagaaaatgatTTACAAAACTAGAGTATACCAGAAGAACCTTTTTCAAAGATTTATCACCTATTGGTTATATTACGCGTCGTAATATTAAGAGTTGTGAGTCCAATATAGCTATCAATAATTCTTTAGAAATTATTCGCCTGCGTAAAGATAATGATATAAATCGTTATAAATTTGATTATAACTATTTTCATATTGGTTTAGTGCAAGTAGCTGTTAAGCCTCTCTTTAGAAAAGGCCTTGATATTCTTGTTTGTGTCATCCTTCGAGATAGCAggcttttgaattttgatgattCTTTGTTAGGAGTTTTGCAGGGTAACCTAGCTGATGGGCCAGTTTACTTTAATTGTTATCCTAACTTCTCTATTGATATCAATGATCCTAACGTCGTGGATTCTTTAACTCTCAATGTCAAAACCATAAATTTGAACAGTAAAATCAACACTCGTGAAATAGCTATTATTTATCGAGTTTACTATCGTCTTATGAAAACCACTCTTGCTCCTAAAGCACGCATAGAGAGTCTGAAAGGAGAGACTATGCTTATGGAAGCCAACCATGAACATAGTTCTACTTTTGTTCTGCGTCCCCTCAAATGGAAAGATATACTCTCCAGTAATGATTGGCGTTTTGAAAACATAACTCAACCTTTTGCGTCTCATTCTGAAAGATCTCAGATTGAAAGAGTCGTTCAATTTCCCGATGGGTCAATAGAACTCAAGTTCTTAGACAATTTTGTTAGGAGATCTTTCTCTAATCGAAGGTCATCTTGGTTCCCTTCTACTTCTTGCCCATCGAGACTCGTCCCTAGGccaccttcttcttcaaaaaccCTGGAGGAAGCAGAAGAAACAgatgatgaaactatttctGTTACTGACAATAGTAAAGGTAAACTCACAGGAGTAGACTTTTCAGGTAACATTCCCAAAGTGTTTTACCAAGATCTTCCTGGCAGTCCCACTGCAAGTGAGATGGAGCCTCTTAAGGACAATAAACCAGCTTGGCTGCTTGGAATGCTTAAGACAAGTAAAACCTTTAAGCCCAATCCAGATATCTTGCATGAACAATGGATTCATCCAGACAATCAGGTAAAGAGAAAATGGTATGTTGCTACCTATACTCTTAAGTAAAGAGAATCCTTTAGAGATTTGTGGATGGATGATATGAAAAGAATCGGTTGTGGAATAGAATTTTTCAATGGTTTGAAATGACTGGTAGGATTGAAAATTGTGCTGAGTGACAAGTTATCATTAATAAATAGTACACTGCTTCTAATAAAGTTGTTGAATCTATCACTCCTCCTCTTGAAGTAGTTAACATCCCTATTGCAGGAACAGTAATCAAAGCTTCTCCTTTCAAAGAGAAAAGTGATAAGACAGGTGGTTTGCTCACATCTGCAGATATTGACCGAGTAGTTGAACAAAACAATTACTCTAACCAAATTCTTCATGGTATATCCAGACAAATAGAAGATACTAAACCTACCATCAGTAGAAGACCAACTCCGGCTTTTACTTCCTCCAGCCATAATATTGAAACCTATCCAGGATTCAAAATCCCTGAATTTTCCAAAGAAGAATTCCCCAAACTTTCTGATACTTTTGAAGTAACAGGAAATATCATTGAAAAAATCAATGCACAACTTAACAACTTCAACATCTCCATAAAAGATGATAAAGCATCGAAAAAGGTTTCTACCCTTCAGAAGGAACTGCCTCCATTCCTCAGGAGAAATCCACTCTCCTTCAAAAACTTGCTAGTAGTCGTTTTCATAATATGAAAAACTACCATACCAAACCTTTTTTCCCAGACTTGCAGTATGAGGAAAATGCCTTCTTATCCACTTCCTCTCATGAAGGAAGAAGCATCACTCAATGGAACATTGATGGCCTAGCAGAGCATCAAGTATACAATAAACTCCATGAAATGGGTGTTGCCATTACCGCGTATAAAATGCGTGGCTCGGCAGACAAAGATGCTGCTAATATGATTGTTGTAGGTTTCACATGAATGTTGAAACATTGGTGGGATAATTACTGCACTGATGAGATTAAGCAACTCATTATTAATGCCATAGCAACGGAAACAGTAGTAAAAATTGAAGGACGCACACAATCCACTTCTCAAGTCATAAGGGAAGATGCTTGTGCTACTCTTGTTTATCATATCGCTAAACATTTTATTGGAGAACCAAAGTTATTCCAGGACAGGAGTCTCCAAATTCTGAATAATCTAAGTTGTCCGAATTTAGACAACTTTATTCATTACAAACATGCCTTTCTCAGCAAGGTTATGATCCGTCCAGATTGCAACTTAGATTTCAGGAAGGAACGCTTCATCAGCGGTTTACCTCATCTCTTTGCAGATAAAGTAAGGACAAAGATCCAAGATCGCAATAATGGTAATATTCCTTATGGTAATCTTACTTATGGTGATTTGGTAAGCACCATCAACGTTGTAGCACTTGAACTTTGCACATATATTAAACTCAAACATCAGCTCAAGAAAGAGCAGTCTTTTTCTAGAAAGGAACTTGGAAGTTTCTGTAGAGATTTTGGTTTTATCACTCCACCTAATAAGATcaagaaagataaaaaagaaaaatctcataGGAAGAAATCTCGAAGAAGAGATGATTCTACTAGACCAAGGAAAAAGAAACTTAGGTCCAAGAGACCTAGAGATACCAAGTTAGATGGTTGCTGGACCTATGGAAGGACTAGCCATAAAGCTAGTGAATGCCGCTCAGGagctaaaaaaaagaaaatcaatctTCTTGGTATAGATGAAAATACCAAGGGTAAGTTACTTGCCATTCTTGATGAAACTTTCTCTGAATCTTCAGGTACATCTCATGAATACAGTGATGATAAAGACATTGATCTTGATTATGATTCAGACAAAAGCCAATCAGGAAAAGATTGCACTTGTATTGAAGCCTTCTGTGCTTGCGACAGTACACCAAATATCTGAGTACTTTCTGATCATTCGAAAGAAGCTCTATTTGATGTCATTCAACACATTTATGATAATGAGGCTAGGAATCGTTTTCTCCTAGAACTCAAAAACCTCCTTCTCAATACGGCTAAACCTAAACCTCGTCCGATAGTTGAACCATTCAGCATGAAGCAGATCATGAATCGATCAGATAACCATTCGGAACCATCCATTTCATATCTTCACCATGAGGTTTCTAGTCTCAAAatagaaattagaaatatcaaaTCTCGACTTTGTATCGTCGAGACTGATATCCTAACCAATCAAGTTCCTAAAAGAACTATTTTTCAAGACCTTGAGTCTGATCAAAATTCTTCACAAGAAAACGATAATATTGATGTTGTTCTTCCCAATATCAATAATGATCACCTAGCTGAACCTTTTGTCACCAATACAAGTAATGACACTTCTACCTATGCAGCACCAGGAGTAACGATAATCTCCTCAATAAGACCTCAGAGTCATCATATACTTGTTAAGATAGttgttaataaatattttgttattaacAAAATTGCTTTGCTTGACAATGGTGCAGAGAGGAATTGTATTGTGAAAGGTATTGTTCCTACAAAGTATTTACAAAAAAGCACTTCAAAATTATACTCCGCTATAGGAGAacctttgaaaataaattataagcttTCTAAAGCTCATATTTGCAATAATggcatttgtttaacaaatgaTTTTGTTATCACTGAAGATATCAATTAAGATATTATCCTTGGAATACCTTTTATCACTTAGATAAAACCTTATTTTACGAATCTAGATGGTATTACTACTACTATCCTTGGAAAAGatcttcattttccttttgttaaaaCCCTTTCACAAGATGAAAGTAATTTTGTTAGAGAAAACACTATTTTCCGAATTaataacctttcacaacatATCACCTTTTTAGAGGATGAAATTTGTGTTAAGAAAATCGAACATATTTTAAAAACCCCGGAGATAGTTACTAAGATAGCTAATCTTCAAAAAAGATTTGAACAAGAAATATGTTTTGATTTTCCTAATGCTTTTTGGGAACGTAAAAAGCATATTGTCGACTTACCATACATTGAAGGATTCAATGAACAGGCTATTACCACTAAGTCAAGGCCCATTAAGATGAATCACGAAATGATGGAATTTTGTAAGAAAGAGAttgacactttttttaaaaattaagattaTTAGGATTTCTAAATCACCTTGGAGTTGTTCTGCTTTCTATGTTAATAAAAACGAGGAGAAAGAGAGAGGAGCACCAAGATTAGTAATCAATTACAAACTTTTAAACTCCGTTTTAAAATGGATCAGGTATCCCATACCTAACCAAAGAGACCTTTTGAAATGACTTTCAAAGCTAATTTTTATAGCAAGTTTGATATGAATGTAATGTAATGTTTTTTGGGATTAAGAACACCCCTTCTGAATTTCAAAACATCATGAATTCCATATTTAATGATTATTCTTATATGTCAATAGTTTATACTGATGATGTGCTGATTTTCTCTGAGAACATTGATTCTCATTTTAAACATCTAAATACTTTCTTTAAGATTGTTAAGAATAATGGTTTGGTCATTAGTGCTAAGAAAATGGTACTCTTTCAAACTACCATCAGGTTTTTAGGTCATTATCTTTATCAGGGTACTTATAAACCTATTTGCAGGGCCATTGAGTTCTCTTCTAAATTCCCAAATGAAATTTTGGATAAAACCCAACTTCAGAGGTTTTAGGAAGTTTAAATTACGTTGTTGATTTCATTCACAAGGTCAGACATGTTTGTGAGCCTTTGTATAAAAGACTTAGAAAAAACCCTGTTCCTTGGAGTTCTGAACAAACCCAGGCTGTCATTCAAGTCAAAGCCCTGGTTCAAAACATTCCATGTATAGGTATCCCCAATCTTGATGCATTTATGATTGTTGAGACAGACACGTCTGATGCAGTTATGGAGGAATCCTTAAACAGAAAGTAGATCTTGAATCTACAAAGCAACTAGTTCATTTTACATCCGGAATCTAGAATTCTGCTCAAAAAAACTATTCAACTATTAAAAAGGAAGTTTTGTCTATAGTGATATGTATAACTA
Coding sequences within:
- the LOC125845745 gene encoding uncharacterized protein LOC125845745, with the translated sequence MLKHWWDNYCTDEIKQLIINAIATETVVKIEGRTQSTSQVIREDACATLVYHIAKHFIGEPKLFQDRSLQILNNLSCPNLDNFIHYKHAFLSKVMIRPDCNLDFRKERFISGLPHLFADKVRTKIQDRNNGNIPYGNLTYGDLVSTINVVALELCTYIKLKHQLKKEQSFSRKELGSFCRDFGFITPPNKIKKDKKEKSHRKKSRRRDDSTRPRKKKLRSKRPRDTKLDGCWTYGRTSHKASECRSGAKKKKINLLGIDENTKGKLLAILDETFSESSGTSHEYSDDKDIDLDYDSDKSQSGKDCTCIEAFCACDSTPNI